The Haloplanus natans DSM 17983 DNA segment GGCTGGTCGAATCCTTCGAGTCAACGCTCGACTCCGTCTATCACGCCGACCTCGTCCTCCTCGTCGTCGACGCTAGCGAGCCCGTCGAGGAGATGCGCGAGAAACTCGTCACCTGCCACGACACGCTGTACGAACGCAACGAGGCGCCCATCGTCACCGTGTTGAACAAGATCGACCGCGTCGACGAGGACGAACTCGCCGAGAAACGCGAGGCGCTGTCGGCGCTCGCCCCCAACCCCATCGCCGTCTCGGGGCTGACCGGCGACCGCGTCGACGAACTCCGGGACCGGATCGAGCGCGAACTCCCCGACTGGCGGTTCGAACGCCTCGTGCTCCCTCTCGGCGACGACACCATGAGCCTCGTCTCGTGGGTCCACGACCACGCGAACGTCGAGAGCGAGGAGTACGAGGGCGAACAGGTCGTCCTGGAGTTCGAAGCCCGGCCCTCCGTCGTGGAACGCGCCCGCGCCAAGGCGAGCGACCTCGCCGCCGTCGATGCCTAGAGCTTCCGTTTCGTCTTCTCGACCACCCGCACGTCACGGATCGCCGTGTCCGGATACTCGCCGTCCGCGTCCTTCTCGGCCGCCTTCACCATATCCCAGACGACGTTGAGCCCCGTGGTCACGCCCTCCAGTGCCTCCATCTCACAGCCCGTCTTCCCCGTCGTCTCGACGGCGACGGTGAGCGTCACGAGGTCCTCGTCCACGTCGAACTCGGTGTCGACGTTCGTGATGGGTATCTGGTGGCACATCGGGATCGTCTCCCAGGTGTGTTTGACCGCCTGCACGGCGCCGACGCGGGCGGTGGCCAGCACGTCGCCTTTCCCGATTTCGTCGTCGCGGATGGCCGTGATGGTCGAGGGCTGGA contains these protein-coding regions:
- the moaC gene encoding cyclic pyranopterin monophosphate synthase MoaC yields the protein MSDDGAPGDDLTHTDESGSVQMVDVGGKPDTSRRAVARGEVHLQPSTITAIRDDEIGKGDVLATARVGAVQAVKHTWETIPMCHQIPITNVDTEFDVDEDLVTLTVAVETTGKTGCEMEALEGVTTGLNVVWDMVKAAEKDADGEYPDTAIRDVRVVEKTKRKL